The genomic DNA TGAGTTCTGGCAAGACAAATTTGAAGCAGCAAAAAGTCAAGATTCCGCTGAGCTACAAAGAAAGAAATCGGAAATTTCTTTTAAGTATTTAAAATTGAGTAAAAAACTTGATGAATTTTCAACTCGCTTTTTGAAACTTGGGCCTGTCGAATCCGCCAAAGTGAAAACCTGGAATGAAGAGAGAATTGATTTTCGGGAACAACAAGACAAAGAGATGAAACAACAGGTTGAGTCTTATATGAAGAGCATTGCTTCCAGTAATCAACAGCGACTGGATTTCAATCTCCTCAATTTCATACCATTGGAACTTCAAATGAGCATTCGCCGATTTGACGAAATCCTACCGGCCATGATCATACCAGAGTCTGCTCCGTCCTCGCCACAGGATCAAGCGTTATTTGATGGAATCCGACTTGCTCAAGAGGGCTGCCAGATACTGGGATTTGTGACAGACCAAAGTTCGGCAAATGGGGCCGTTCGTTCGCTTTCGAATCAATCACAGAAACTGAACGAGATTGCCAATAAAATTGAAACACTTGCTTCCGATAATGGACAAGCGAAGAAAAAGTACAGTGATTCGATCAACGCTGTAATGAAGCTTGTCAATTCGCTCGTCAGCAAGACAACTCAGTTAGCTGTGAGTGATGCAGGAACCTTGGAAGAAATTGAGACGTTTCACGCAGCGGCAATTCAATTTTCCAGTTCGAATTTTGGTGGCAGTCAAGTCACCAATTCTACTCAAGTAAAACAAACGACCCCAGGTAGTACAGATATTTTATCCAGCTTGAAGCAGGCTGGGCTCTCTTTACAAAAAAATCATAACAATGAATCTCGATT from Rubinisphaera italica includes the following:
- a CDS encoding DUF1559 family PulG-like putative transporter, with protein sequence MNEAISLIKKEMTEFWQDKFEAAKSQDSAELQRKKSEISFKYLKLSKKLDEFSTRFLKLGPVESAKVKTWNEERIDFREQQDKEMKQQVESYMKSIASSNQQRLDFNLLNFIPLELQMSIRRFDEILPAMIIPESAPSSPQDQALFDGIRLAQEGCQILGFVTDQSSANGAVRSLSNQSQKLNEIANKIETLASDNGQAKKKYSDSINAVMKLVNSLVSKTTQLAVSDAGTLEEIETFHAAAIQFSSSNFGGSQVTNSTQVKQTTPGSTDILSSLKQAGLSLQKNHNNESRFPTVLPMGQSVSGLSWRVHVLPYYGYEELHAQFHLDEPWDSPHNIKLLDKIPDYLAIGTAPGSGKTRIHAFCGENSLLSQEKPRYASCTDGTSRVLSLIFTDSDKATEWTKPGGIAFNSNDVTGSLGQPIRGKYFVVFFSGQVGTLSDQAPAEVIEELIDPDDSSTSLKFAPYVTYLK